The nucleotide sequence CCATGATGAATGGAAATTAGTGAAAGAAGAGAAAAATGTAGCTGCTGCTATAGGCTTTGCCGGCGCTATAGTGGGTTTTGCTATAGCGTTGGGAAGTGCTGCCTCAAACTCGGTAGCCATAATCGACTTTATCATTTGGGCTGTGGTGGCGATTATCGCGCAATCTCTCGCCTTTGCTTTGTTGCGATTTACATTTATGCCCAAAATTGCACAACGCATTAATGAAAATGAAGTATCTGCAGGCGTGATGCTTGCTGGTATGTCCATAGCGGTAGGCCTTTTAAACGCGGCCTGCATGACGTACTAAGGAGGCAACAATGAAAACGGGTTCCTCTAACAAAACAGATACACCACTAAAAGCACGTAAACGCAGTACAATTAACGTAGCGAAAATG is from Alteromonas australica and encodes:
- a CDS encoding DUF350 domain-containing protein: METIMNSLAGLDNFALYFGLSIVFLFVFKLVYALVTPHDEWKLVKEEKNVAAAIGFAGAIVGFAIALGSAASNSVAIIDFIIWAVVAIIAQSLAFALLRFTFMPKIAQRINENEVSAGVMLAGMSIAVGLLNAACMTY